The genome window GTCACCGGCGATGAATTGCTTGCCGTGTCCGCAGCCCATTTCAACAATGTCGATCTGCTGACAGACAGCTTGTGGAACGGCTATGCGACGCACGGAATCCGCACCATGGAGCTGAGTTTTTCGCTCAATCGGCAGCTGCTTGCGTGCACCGGACGCAGCGACGTCCAGTGCCTCAAAGGCGCGCCCAAGATCATCGGCCGCGCCTGGGGCGGCAGCGAACCGCGACCGTCCGAAACCTCGCAGCTGATCATTGAAGAAGCGATGAACCGGCCGGCAGGCGAAAAGCTGGTCCTCTTTACCCTCGGACCGGTCACCGATGTCGCCTCGGCGGTGATCGAAAAGCCCGAGATTCAGGACAAGATCGTTCTGTACATGATGGGCGCCAATTACTACCCGGACCGCAAAGCATGGAATAAGAACGAATTCAACGTCCGCAACGACCTCAACGCGTTCGATTATCTGCTCGATTCGAAGGTCGAGATGCACGTGATGCCGGCAAGTACGGCCTGGCGGCTCAAGTTCGAGCGAAAAAAGACGCTCGAAAAGCTGGGAAATCGTCCGCTCGACAAACTGCTTGCCGAACGCTGGGATCATGTCAACGCCAAGGAGACCTGGATCATGTGGGACTTGGCGCTGGTGATCGCCTATTTTCATCCCGAGTTTGCCAAAGAAGAAGCAGTAACCACGCCGCCGGAAAATCGCGCGCGCTCGGTTTGGGTTTACACGGACATCGACGCGGAGCGGATGGAAAACCATTTTTGGCAGGTTTATGAAGAGAAATATCGGCGTTAAGACGCCGTAAACAATCCGACATCAAGCAAAGGAGCCAAACCATGTCCCATGAAACAGACCACGCCAATGACCTCGATCGCCGCACAGTTTTGAAAGGCATTGCGGCGACGACCTTGGTCGGCGCGCTCGGCGCTCATGCCGGT of candidate division KSB1 bacterium contains these proteins:
- a CDS encoding nucleoside hydrolase, with product MKSVLFFGMIFLCGAVYSGPRLILNADTANEMDDLYAITYLLAVTGDELLAVSAAHFNNVDLLTDSLWNGYATHGIRTMELSFSLNRQLLACTGRSDVQCLKGAPKIIGRAWGGSEPRPSETSQLIIEEAMNRPAGEKLVLFTLGPVTDVASAVIEKPEIQDKIVLYMMGANYYPDRKAWNKNEFNVRNDLNAFDYLLDSKVEMHVMPASTAWRLKFERKKTLEKLGNRPLDKLLAERWDHVNAKETWIMWDLALVIAYFHPEFAKEEAVTTPPENRARSVWVYTDIDAERMENHFWQVYEEKYRR